A window of the Cannabis sativa cultivar Pink pepper isolate KNU-18-1 chromosome X, ASM2916894v1, whole genome shotgun sequence genome harbors these coding sequences:
- the LOC133032596 gene encoding uncharacterized protein LOC133032596 yields MAKQQEWSTLYYDADLSLCHTMVVPLLDTESAPHWFAANVSMVNTTVEIRDSLSSAMHKRSRRSTCVEMLQTLDQLFAPVKLGDLNFSEFVIISSSKDYPQQQNGHDCGMFVMKYMESLFEENEILEEFDPIEARLDCVGKIVTHESNKAKHAVMEGVKKQFGLSKTKVLPSTSTTIALRSPSRSPRDPRFSTAKARSENMWTGKSKSPKTRHSKRLAISNK; encoded by the exons ATGGCGAAGCAGCAAGAGTGGTCCACTCTTTATTACGATGCAGATTTGAGTTTATGTCACACT ATGGTGGTACCCCTACTGGATACCGAGAGTGCTCCGCACTGGTTTGCGGCGAATGTGAGCATGGTTAATACAACAGTGGAAATTAGGGACTCGTTGTCTTCTGCAATGCATAAGAGGTCACGTCGGAGCACCTGCGTAGAGATG CTCCAGACTTTGGACCAATTGTTTGCCCCTGTCAAGCTAGGAGACCTGAATTTCAGCGAGTTTGTAATTATTTCTTCAAGCAAGGACTACCCACAACAACAAAATGGCCACGATTGTGGAATGTTTGTAATGAAGTACATGGAATCACTGTTCGAGGAAAATGAAATATTGGAAGAG TTTGATCCTATTGAAGCCAGACTGGATTGTGTTGGGAAAATTGTCACCCACGAGAGTAACAAGGCTAAACATGCTGTGATGGAGGGAGTTAAGAAGCAATTTGGATTGAGCAAAACCAAAGTTCTTCCATCAACATCTACAACTATAGCATTACGTAGTCCATCAAGGTCTCCTCGAGACCCCCGATTCAGCACAGCGAAGGCCAGGTCCGAAAACATGTGGACTGGCAAGAGCAAGTCCCCGAAAACACGTCATTCTAAAAGGCTGGCCATAAGTAACAAGTAG
- the LOC133032221 gene encoding protein FAR1-RELATED SEQUENCE 5-like, whose amino-acid sequence MNDEHTYEWETITAELNIIKPVNEIEIQDVLGKSLDKLEKWEAFYEMYAKRMGFGTRKDDVRRSHGVIVMRRWVCCSEGSKKIASPDTPRKKRPHDVTRTGCQAALRILFTQPSNTWKCKEFSTMHNHELASSSEVQFLRSYRVVSDGLLAQVRSMNSVGIKTANIMSHVALQSGGYEKMPCQLRDVYNRVAGAKREEKIETDSEGALGFLDCLAEKDPNFFVVYQVDDENRLANLFWADGNSRVDYVAFGDVLGFDTTYMTNEYNKPLTVLIGVNHHFNTCIFGFALLLHEKLPSYSWLLQKFLECHGDKKPSVVVTDQDAAMKQAIVEHMPDVTHRLCAWHLNTNASKKVKDPIFLKTFKDLMYNYYEEEEFEARWLDVIQTQQLTDNEWCQTTFESRQQWAETYLRGSFVAGMRTTQRCESINSALKKFLEKNYCLREFVTTIDMTVSKLRHNETANDFKSRCTRPHPPNPTCLTTYYNQCAEFYTRTMYHKVAEQLDLENNYFVLTQEQEGEWQIFTIGKFQHPDVQYRVHYCEGRRALHSKSEDSYNRAKEELERLTLMFKEEFDLNSNPEGETPQPGRYRTNPNIIKDPEVVRTKGTGNTREGPNGEQIPRNSRHCRICRSSDHDYRRCPNRQHNTGSQGQQPPNNQPASDSFNDHSNAYFPEPPSSTQESYYGHSYN is encoded by the exons ATGAATGACGAACACACTTATGAATGGGAAACCATCACAGCAGAGCTAAACATCATAAAACCAGTGAATGAGATTGAGATACAGGACGTGCTAGGCAAGAGTCTCGACAAACTGGAAAAATGGGAAGCATTCTACGAAATGTATGCGAAACGGATGGGTTTCGGCACAAGGAAAGACGATGTACGACGTTCTCATGGGGTCATTGTAATGCGGAGGTGGGTTTGTTGTTCAGAGGGTTCGAAAAAAATCGCATCACCGGACACACCAAGAAAAAAAAGACCTCATGATGTCACTAGAACCGGATGTCAGGCAGCATTGCGTATTTTATTCACACAACCGTCTAACACTTGGAAATGCAAAGAGTTCAGCACAATGCACAATCACGAGCTGGCTTCATCAAGTGAGGTACAATTTTTGAGATCATATAGAGTTGTCTCCGATGGGTTGCTTGCCCAAGTTAGGTCGATGAACTCCGTAGGAATTAAAACTGCCAACATAATGTCTCatgttgctttgcaaagtggaggttacgagaaaatgccatgtcaaCTTCGAGATGTGTACAACAGGGTTGCTGGTGCGAAGCGAGAAGAGAAGATAGAGACGGACTCAGAAGGGGCTCTGGGATTTCTTGATTGTCTCGCAGAGAAGGATCCTAATTTCTTCGTTGTCTATCAAGTTGACGACGAGAATCGCTTGGCTAACTTATTTTGGGCAGATGGAAACTCACGCGTGGACTATGTAGCTTTTGGGGATGTACTAGGATTTGACACAACCTACATGACGAATGAGTACAATAAGCCCCTCACTGTTCTCATTGGCGTCAACCACCATTTCAACACATGCATCTTCGGATTTGCTCTCCTCCTCCACGAGAAGCTTCCATCATATTCTTGGCTACTTCAAAAATTTCTAGAATGCCATGGAGATAAGAAGCCAAGTGTTGTAGTTACTGACCAAGATGCGGCCATGAAACAGGCTATCGTTGAACACATGCCTGATGTTACGCACCGTCTCTGCGCTTGGCATCTCAATACAAATGCTTCGAAAAAGGTTAAAGATCCGATCTTCTTAAAAACATTTAAGGATCTCATGTACAACTACTACGAGGAGGAAGAATTTGAAGCAAGATGGTTAGACGTCATCCAAACCCAACAACTAACAGATAATGAATGGTGTCAAACAACATTCGAGTCAAGACAACAATGGGCAGAAACGTATTTAAGGGGTTCATTCGTTGCAGGAATGAGAACCACACAACGTTGCGAATCCATCAACTCCGCTCTAAAAAAATTTTTAGAGAAGAATTATTGCTTGCGTGAATTTGTAACAACCATAGATATGACAGTCTCAAAGCTCAGACACAACGAGACTGCAAATGACTTCAAAAGTAGATGCACTCGACCTCACCCACCTAATCCTACATGCTTGACCACTTACTACAACCAATGTGctgaattctacacaagaaCTATGTACCACAAGGTTGCTGAGCAGCTTGATTTAGAGAATAACTATTTTGTCCTAACTCAAGAGCAAGAAGGAGAGTGGCAGATATTCACCATTGGAAAGTTCCAGCATCCGGACGTCCAATACCGAGTTCATTACTGTGAAGGCCGACGAGCACTACACT CGAAATCAGAGGACTCGTACAACCGTGCAAAGGAAGAGCTTGAACGGCTAACTCTAATGTTCAAGGAAGAATTTGACTTGAATTCCAATCCGGAAGGAGAGACGCCACAACCTGGAAGATATCGTACCAACCCCAACATTATTAAAGACCCCGAAGTTGTGAGAACAAAGGGTACGGGAAATACAAGGGAAGGACCAAACGGGGAGCAGAtcccaagaaactcaagacattGTCGCATTTGTCGCTCATCAGACCATGATTATCGACGGTGCCCAAATCGTCAACATAACACTGGATCTCAGGGGCAACAACCTCCAAACAATCAACCAGCATCTGACTCATTCAATGACCACTCCAACGCGTATTTCCCGGAACCGCCTTCCTCCACACAAGAGTCTTACTATGGTCATTCTTATAACTAG
- the LOC133032597 gene encoding protein Ycf2-like, translating to MKEVLEIPETSKVQRSLSFNGETEKKDDVGVEEKDGEGTKDDVVVEEKDGEGTKDDVGVEEKDCEGTKDQLEEDVDDVESVPSLNLSEEKVVVPTKVVVSDDSFEVMNFWGEDLPAIVKEEVEQTVKDDFDDVAFERFKESGGR from the coding sequence ATGAAAGAAGTGTTGGAGATACCTGAGACGAGCAAAGTTCAGCGCTCGCTTTCGTTCAACGGGGAGACCGAGAAGAAGGATGACGTGGGTGTCGAGGAAAAGGATGGTGAAGGGACGAAGGATGACGTGGTTGTCGAGGAAAAGGATGGTGAAGGGACGAAGGATGACGTGGGTGTCGAGGAAAAGGATTGTGAAGGGACGAAGGATCAATTGGAAGAGGATGTTGATGATGTAGAGAGTGTCCCTTCACTTAATCTATCAGAAGAGAAGGTCGTTGTTCCAACTAAGGTGGTTGTTTCTGATGATTCGTTTGAGGTTATGAACTTTTGGGGAGAAGATCTCCCCGCTATTGTAAAAGAGGAAGTTGAGCAGACAGTGAaggatgattttgatgatgttgcGTTCGAAAGATTCAAAGAATCTGGAGGAAGGTGA